Part of the Planctomycetia bacterium genome is shown below.
CGTCAGCGGCATCAACGGCGGGCTAAACGCGGGGATCAACGTCCTCTATTCCGGCACCGTGGCGGCGGCCATTGAAGGGGCGTTTTTCGGCATCACCAGCGTGGCGGTTTCGCTGGAATACGACGAGCACGCCCAGTTCGACAAAGCGGCCAAACTGGCCCGGTCGATCATCGAGCAGATTCGCTCGCACCAGGGGACGGCCTCGCATCTTTACAACATCAATATTCCCACCGCGGCGCTGGATGGCGGCGCCGAGCTGCGAGTCGTGCCGATGGGGGTTGCGCAATACGGCGAGCGCTATGAACGCCGCAAAGACCCGCGCGGCCGGAACTATTACTGGATGGCCGGCGATCCGCCGAGCGACCTGAGCGGCCCGGAAACCGACCTGATTGCCTTGCGCAAGGGGCACGTGACACTGACGCCACTCGATTTCAATTTGACCAATCGCGAGCTTCTCGGTCCAATGGCCTCCTGGAGCTGGACATTGCCGGACGTGAGTTAGTGCGGCAATTCTCTCGTGGCGGATTCAAAGCGGATCAAAAGTGGAGAGCACGTTATGCGCTTGATCACACTGCTAACGGTCGCCTCATCCGTGGCGTTCGCTGGTTGCGACGCGCCGGCAACCGCGCCGTCGGCTGTCGCGCCAATCGTCAAGTCCACGGCCCCGCCGCCACCGCCCCCCGGCCCGGCCGCCGTGCCGCCGCCGGCCATGCAGGAGGTCGTTATTCGCGACTCCGCCGAGCAAGTGCTAGGCATCAACGCCCCGGGGCAAAAAGGGGCCGACTACACCTGGAGCTACACCCGTGTGTTGTTCACGAACTACTTCGGCGTTCGGGAAACCGTCGCCCTCGGCCAGGCGAAACAGGCCTTGCAGTTCTTCGAATCGACCAAGGGTTACAAGCCCAGGACGAGCGAGGAAGGAATGGAAGCGATCAAGGACATTCCGCTGCCAGAGTTGGAGGACGACACGTTCTGGTACGAATTTGACCCGGAAAAGCAGGAATTGATCGTCGTCCACAAAGAACAGGTCCCGGTCCAACCTTGATGTTCAACCCGGGCAACGCGTGGCATTCTCGCCACGCAACGGTTGCGTCGACGCGACATTTCGACAGACGGCATTCTCAGAGCGACGGCCCTAAGTCGCTGAGAGAAAGGTGCTTACAGCCCATCGACCGGGGCTAAAACGCCGTTGGCATGCGG
Proteins encoded:
- the surE gene encoding 5'/3'-nucleotidase SurE, which gives rise to MLILLTNDDGIYAPGIAALERELSQMGDVILCAPATEQSGVGHSITFLQPLIVKEVFDGDRRRGWAVEGSPADSVKIGIFEFCPRRPDIVVSGINGGLNAGINVLYSGTVAAAIEGAFFGITSVAVSLEYDEHAQFDKAAKLARSIIEQIRSHQGTASHLYNINIPTAALDGGAELRVVPMGVAQYGERYERRKDPRGRNYYWMAGDPPSDLSGPETDLIALRKGHVTLTPLDFNLTNRELLGPMASWSWTLPDVS